The Longimicrobium sp. genome window below encodes:
- a CDS encoding Lrp/AsnC family transcriptional regulator: protein MIDDIDRQILAILQDNARIANAEIARQVGMAPSAILERIRKLEERGVIEGYTARINPEALGLKLTAYVFVRADERAGAITTAERLAQIPEVLEVHHVAGEDCFLTKLRVAGTRELGELLRERFGAIDTIRSTRSTIVMDTVKETTAIHPPRAGGSA from the coding sequence ATGATAGACGACATCGACCGGCAGATCCTGGCGATACTCCAGGACAACGCCCGCATCGCCAACGCCGAGATCGCCCGGCAGGTGGGAATGGCGCCCTCCGCCATCCTGGAGCGCATCCGCAAGCTGGAGGAGCGCGGGGTGATCGAGGGATACACGGCCCGCATCAACCCCGAGGCGCTGGGGCTGAAGCTGACGGCGTACGTGTTCGTGCGGGCCGACGAGCGCGCCGGCGCCATCACCACCGCCGAGCGGCTGGCGCAGATTCCCGAGGTGCTGGAGGTGCACCACGTGGCGGGCGAGGACTGCTTTCTCACCAAGCTTCGCGTGGCGGGAACGCGCGAGCTGGGCGAGCTGCTCCGCGAGCGGTTCGGCGCCATCGACACCATCCGCTCCACCCGCTCCACCATCGTGATGGACACGGTGAAGGAGACCACGGCCATCCATCCGCCCCGCGCGGGAGGGTCCGCATGA
- a CDS encoding cystathionine gamma-synthase: protein MKDEMNMAGLGLGTIAIHAGQRPDPTTGAIMMPVYQTSTYVQPELGRHLGYEYARTHNPTREAYERNVAALENGTHGIAFSSGLAATDTMMKLLSAGDHVVCGEGVYGGTYRLFNQVISRLGIEFSFVDSSDPAALRAAVKPNTRLIHLETPTNPMMRLSDIAEAAEIAKAAGALLSVDNTFASPYNQRPLELGADIVLHSVTKYVNGHSDMVGGIIVVRDDELHERLRFLQNAAGAVPGPWDCWLALRGTKTLHLRMAAHNANGQQIAEWLDAHDKVQQVYYPGLPAHPQHELARRQMRGFTGMISIEMGSLERAAAFVNGVRIFALAESLGGVESLIGHPAMMTHASIPRDRRYAMGLTDGLVRLSCGVEDVQDLIADLEQALAAV, encoded by the coding sequence ATGAAAGACGAGATGAACATGGCGGGGCTTGGGCTGGGCACCATCGCCATCCACGCCGGCCAGCGGCCCGACCCCACCACCGGCGCCATCATGATGCCGGTGTACCAGACGTCCACGTACGTGCAGCCCGAGCTGGGGCGCCACCTGGGATACGAGTACGCGCGCACCCACAACCCCACGCGCGAGGCGTACGAGCGCAACGTGGCCGCGCTGGAAAACGGAACGCACGGGATCGCCTTCTCGTCCGGTCTGGCCGCGACGGACACGATGATGAAGCTGCTGAGCGCGGGCGACCACGTGGTCTGCGGCGAGGGGGTGTACGGCGGCACCTACCGGCTGTTCAACCAGGTGATCTCGCGGCTGGGCATCGAGTTCAGCTTCGTCGACAGCAGCGACCCGGCGGCGCTCCGCGCGGCGGTGAAGCCAAACACGCGGCTGATCCACCTGGAGACGCCGACGAATCCCATGATGCGGCTGAGCGACATCGCCGAGGCGGCGGAGATCGCGAAGGCCGCGGGAGCGCTGCTGAGCGTCGACAACACCTTCGCCTCGCCCTACAACCAGCGCCCGCTGGAGCTGGGCGCCGACATCGTGCTGCACTCGGTGACCAAGTACGTCAACGGGCACAGCGACATGGTGGGCGGCATCATCGTGGTGCGCGACGACGAGCTGCACGAGCGCCTTCGCTTCCTGCAGAACGCGGCGGGCGCGGTGCCCGGCCCGTGGGATTGCTGGCTGGCGCTGCGCGGCACCAAGACGCTTCACCTGCGCATGGCCGCCCACAACGCGAACGGGCAGCAGATCGCGGAGTGGCTGGATGCGCATGACAAGGTGCAGCAGGTGTACTACCCCGGCCTTCCCGCGCACCCGCAGCACGAGCTCGCGCGGCGGCAGATGCGCGGGTTCACGGGAATGATCAGCATAGAGATGGGCTCGCTGGAGCGCGCGGCGGCGTTCGTGAACGGCGTCCGCATCTTTGCGCTGGCCGAGTCGCTGGGCGGGGTGGAAAGCCTGATCGGCCATCCGGCGATGATGACGCACGCCTCCATCCCCCGCGACCGCCGCTACGCCATGGGCCTCACGGACGGGCTGGTGCGGCTGTCCTGCGGCGTGGAAGACGTCCAGGACCTGATCGCCGACCTGGAGCAGGCGCTCGCCGCGGTGTGA